GTTGCTGCAATGTTAATGATAGCCTTGTCATGGCCATTGTGGAGCATCTGGCAAATGGGCGTTGAGACGCGGTTAAGACAAAATTTATTGAAGCGATTAGAACATCAGTCACTACATCACTCGGCAACTGGCTTACCTAATATGGGCATGTTGGAAGAAAAATTACGTTTGATTAACGATAATGACGATAATTTTTCTAAGCTGGCTTCGTTAATGGTTGTACATATTAATTGGTCAGGCTCAGCAAGCATTACCCTGGGTCGCCCAAGAGGGGATTTATTACTTAAAAAAATTGGCGAACGGCTACAGAAAGTTGTTATAGGCAACCGCTTTATTGCCCATTTGAATGGTGATGACTTTGCCATTTTGTTAAGTGGCCTGGACAATATGCAGGACGTTGAGTTTGCTGCTGTAGCGTTGTTAAAAAAATTACAGGAACCACTGATACAAAATAATCAGGAAATTTTATTAACGCCACAAATCGGTGTGAGTGTCTGGCCTGATGATGGCTTTGACGGCACAACTCTGTTGCGCAATGCTTATACGGCCATGTTTAAATCACGCATTGATGATACCGAGTCACTCTGTATTTACTCGGCGGATATTGGCCAAAAGTTACAGGTGCGTTCTCGTCTGGAACAAGCTCTGGTTCATGCTCTTGAGCGAGGTGAATTTATGGTTTTTTATCAGCCCCAGGTCAATGCACGTGATGGCAGTATTGTCGGTGTAGAGGCCTTGCTTAGATGGCAAAACCCTAGTCTTGGTTGGGTGGGGCCGGATGCTTTTATCCCGGTTGCTGAACATGTAGGACTCATTAATGTCATTGGAAAATGGGTACTAGAAACGGCCTGTCAGCAACTTAAATGTTGGGTTGATGAAGGCTTTGACTCTTTGCGTCTGGCGGTTAATGTTTCACCCTTACAGTTTATTGTGCCTGGATTGGCGAGTAATGTAATGCGTATTGTCGAACAAACTGGTATCAATCCTGCTCAGTTGGAATTGGAGATTACCGAAAGTTCATTAATGCATGATATGGATAATGCCATACAGGTGATGCAGGAAATTCAGCAACAGGGCATGGAGTTGGCAATCGATGACTTTGGAACGGGGTATTCATCACTGAGTAGTTTGCGAAAATTCCCTTTGAATCGGCTGAAAATCGATCAATCATTTACCCGTGAAATTGGCGAAGATGTCGATGCCACAGAAATCACCCTGACCATTCTGGCGATGGGAAAACAACTGGGCTTGAGTGTGATTGCAGAAGGGATTGAAACAGTTGAGCAAGCTGACTTTTTACGCCAGCACGGCTGTGATGAGTTTCAAGGATATTTATATAGTCGGCCTTTACCAGCAGAACAAATATTACCTTTATTACAAAATGGTATTAATATTCAGGATAATGATTAGAGATAGATTTGGCAGTTTATTCTGTTAAGCGATGTCTTGAACTCATAAACTGTATAAACCATTTGACTGTTTGTGGAGTTATTTCATCATTGCCACCATTGCCACCATTAGCTTCACTGCTGATAATTTCATGGCCATGCGTACCAATATACTGTATCCCGCCTGCTATCAGCTCACCATTGCTATTGATGATTGTCGTCCTGGTGTCTTCCACAATATTATCATTTTTAATGATGCTTCGATTGGCAGTTGATGCATTTAAACCCGCTGCTGATAAAACCACATTATTTTCTAGGAACACTGTGTATGGAAATGACTTTAAACCGGTTATTCCACCTAATATTGTATTTCTATAAACATAGATTTGTGGATTGGTATTTTTGCCATTGGCTGTTTGCCAGTTATAAACAAGTGCTCTAGTGCTTTTTGTTGAATTTAAGGGATCAATTAATCGATTATAACTTATCTCTATTTCACTATTGGTGAATAATTGTGACTGCATTAAAATTTCAATCGCACCATAACTAAAGGAACTGAGTGTTGAGGTATTACGTCTAACGGAAAAAGATTGAATGTCAGATTTCAGGAGAATACCTTGATATTTACCACTGGCATCCAAATTATTATTTAAAAGAATATTGTTTTCAATTACACCATATTTAATCGCATAGGCATCGACCAGTGGTGCAGAAAAATTCTTAATATTACAAGCCACTAAAGAAAAATAATATCTTAATTGACCGGGATTAAAAAATGTAATCGCTGCCGGGTTATCTCTACCGGTCAAGCCTCTGGATATTCCATCAAATTCAGTTTCAAAAAAAGTCATCCTTTTTTGTGGTGAATTTTGATTGAAAAACCAAAAATGTGCATTGTTAACATCATTTCTTGCATTGATAAATTTAAGCTTGGCGATGAAAATATCATCCTGATTACCCACAAGCACTTTGGATGATTGATAATCAATGACAACCTTTTCGTTAGTATAGCCTAGCCAGACGGCGGGCTTTCTATTAGCATTTAATTCCAAATTACCTTTTGCCGCCGGCCCTGTCAGTAAATGTGTGCCAGCTCGAAAATACACGATATAACCTGAATATTGAGTATCCGTGTCGCTATTATTATGCAGATCAGAAAACAATTTTAATGGACTGGCAATTGAACCATCGCCTGAAATAGGGGTAGTGGCATCAACAAAGATGAAGCCTGCTGTGGTTGCAGACACTGACCAACTGACTAAAATAGAGTTTCGTTCCTGATCGCTTACTCGTATAGTGACATTTTTGTCAGCACTGGGTGAACTGGGACGCCATGACAAGATACCATAGTCCTTGTCTGCAATGGTCGAACCGATAGTCATTCCAGTGGGAGCATCGAGTATTTCATACTTAAAAGGATAGGCCCCACCTTGTATCACGATAGGGATTCTATATTCAGCAATACCATTGGGATAGGCTTTTCGATGTCTGGCCCAGGAGTTGGTTTCATTGTCGGGGCGGGGATAAACTGCCGTCATTGGCATTTTAGATGCAATGAAATGGCTGCTGGGTAATAACCAGTTATTTACTGCGCTATTTGTCGCGCTATTAAGTGCAGAATAAGCAGAATTGAGAGAACTGAGAAATAAAATGAGACAGGCTATTAGTTTAGATGACATTTAAATCTCGGATTGTTAATGAATATCCCCAATATAACCTTTCGTCCTATCATTATTTGTGATAAAAACCGCAGTTTATGTGACAGCGGTCTCGTGAATTTGTAAAGAGTTGGCCATTTGAAATTGTTTCGGCCAGATCACCTCAATGACTCCCAGATCAAGTCATGATCTGGGATTTGAATGACTTCCCTTTAACTTTCAATCTGATCTTTCATACGATAGCTTTTTCCTTCAATAACCACTGTCTGAGCATGATGCAGTAATCTATCCAGCAATGCTGAGGTCAATGTGCTGTCATTGTTAAAGATCTCTGGCCAGTCCTTAAAGGCACGATTGGTGGTGATCACCGTTGAGCCCACTTCATAACGACCAGAGATGATTTGAAACAGCATATCGGCTCCATTCTTATCAATGGGTAAGTAGCCCAGTTCATCTAAAATGAGGATTTCAGGTTTAATGTATTTGCGCATTTCCAGTTTCAAACGACCCGATTTCTGTGCCACAATGAGTGAGTTAATGGCATCCACCGTATTTGTAAACAAGACCCGTTTTCCATTGAGACAGGCATGATGACCTAAGGCGGTGGCCAGATGCGTTTTTCCTAAGCCAACGCCACCCAGTAAAATAATATTAGTGTGTTGCTTTAAAAACTGTAGCCGAAAGAGATCCTTGATCT
This genomic window from sulfur-oxidizing endosymbiont of Gigantopelta aegis contains:
- a CDS encoding EAL domain-containing protein, whose protein sequence is MIFSERQKSLFFRGLLTTILVLIGVFLTHEKQLERLELVTYDTLLPLQASVFNPQIVVIAIDDASLLRLGRWPWSRRRHAELIDRLTDMGARSIGIDIIFSEYQKDDPQADVMLAKALAKNKHVVLVVAPIQSTPEASVSELLPVPDLALASSVLGHVDVELDKDGLCRRYFLYAGMSDPHWPALAQAMLIAAGDIKSENHEKPSQMSADSWVRQKVTLIPYAKKGLRPTIISYTDMLSGQVPASAIKNKYVLIGATATGLGDAISTPASLSHERMPGVELNAHILNGLLEGKNIYPLPEKQGLMMTAILILLSSIIVFMLQLRSGFIAMLAGILVTLGISAFLLAGMQLWFPPVAAMLMIALSWPLWSIWQMGVETRLRQNLLKRLEHQSLHHSATGLPNMGMLEEKLRLINDNDDNFSKLASLMVVHINWSGSASITLGRPRGDLLLKKIGERLQKVVIGNRFIAHLNGDDFAILLSGLDNMQDVEFAAVALLKKLQEPLIQNNQEILLTPQIGVSVWPDDGFDGTTLLRNAYTAMFKSRIDDTESLCIYSADIGQKLQVRSRLEQALVHALERGEFMVFYQPQVNARDGSIVGVEALLRWQNPSLGWVGPDAFIPVAEHVGLINVIGKWVLETACQQLKCWVDEGFDSLRLAVNVSPLQFIVPGLASNVMRIVEQTGINPAQLELEITESSLMHDMDNAIQVMQEIQQQGMELAIDDFGTGYSSLSSLRKFPLNRLKIDQSFTREIGEDVDATEITLTILAMGKQLGLSVIAEGIETVEQADFLRQHGCDEFQGYLYSRPLPAEQILPLLQNGINIQDND
- the istB gene encoding IS21-like element helper ATPase IstB, which gives rise to MPTDKEVERLLEQLKYLKLPGIAEHYEETALKANKDSWSHVNYLTQLIELENNRRQERAIERKVKTARFPFVKTLQQFSWNWPKKINQLQIKDLFRLQFLKQHTNIILLGGVGLGKTHLATALGHHACLNGKRVLFTNTVDAINSLIVAQKSGRLKLEMRKYIKPEILILDELGYLPIDKNGADMLFQIISGRYEVGSTVITTNRAFKDWPEIFNNDSTLTSALLDRLLHHAQTVVIEGKSYRMKDQIES